One window of Botrimarina mediterranea genomic DNA carries:
- a CDS encoding response regulator produces MSHRVLIADDNEPNVELLEAYLAGLDIEIAIAVDGQDTLDKVAAFKPHVLLLDVMMPKLSGFEVCQRLKSDPATSGVMVLMVTALNELGDIERAVDAGTDDFLSKPVNKIELVKRVENMLKLSAVTDEVERLRRYIEEMERREG; encoded by the coding sequence ATGTCCCACCGCGTTCTGATCGCCGACGACAACGAGCCGAACGTCGAGCTGCTCGAGGCGTACCTCGCGGGCCTCGATATCGAGATCGCTATCGCCGTGGACGGGCAGGACACGCTCGACAAGGTCGCCGCGTTCAAGCCGCACGTGCTGCTGCTGGACGTGATGATGCCCAAACTCAGCGGCTTCGAGGTCTGCCAGCGGCTCAAGAGCGACCCGGCGACCAGCGGCGTGATGGTGCTGATGGTCACGGCGCTTAACGAGTTGGGCGACATCGAACGCGCCGTCGACGCCGGCACCGACGACTTCCTGTCCAAGCCGGTCAACAAAATCGAACTGGTGAAACGCGTCGAGAATATGCTGAAACTCTCGGCCGTCACCGACGAAGTCGAACGGCTGCGGCGCTATATTGAAGAGATGGAGCGTCGCGAGGGGTGA
- a CDS encoding serine hydroxymethyltransferase, producing the protein MNFIQENDPAVWNAISAEIERQQDGLEMIASENYTSPAIQQAVGSVLTNKYAEGYPGRRYYGGCEHVDVVEDLARDRAKELFGAEFANVQPHSGSQANAAVYLALLEPGDTLLGLDLAHGGHLTHGMKLNMSGLLYNCVSYGVRKDDCRIDFDQVAKQAREHKPKLIIAGASAYPREIPHAKFREIADEVGAKLMVDMAHYAGLVAAKLHDDPVEVADVVTTTTHKTLRGPRSGLILAKQEYAKVLNSRVFPGVQGGPLMHVVAGKAICFGEALKPEYRTYIQQVKDNAVALAETLAAGGLNLVSGGTENHLMLVDVTPLGIGGKTAETALGACGITVNMNMIPFDERKPMDPSGIRVGTPALTTRGMGVEEMRTIGGWMLESLKNAEDAAAHARIREQVREFCTGFPVPAAELNAELDAVAG; encoded by the coding sequence ATGAATTTCATTCAAGAGAACGACCCGGCCGTCTGGAACGCCATCTCCGCCGAGATCGAGCGCCAGCAAGACGGGCTGGAGATGATCGCCAGCGAGAATTACACCAGCCCCGCCATCCAGCAGGCCGTGGGCAGCGTGCTGACCAACAAGTACGCCGAGGGCTATCCAGGCCGGCGCTACTACGGCGGCTGCGAGCACGTCGACGTGGTCGAGGACCTCGCCCGTGACCGTGCAAAGGAGCTCTTTGGCGCCGAGTTCGCCAACGTCCAGCCGCACAGCGGCTCGCAGGCGAACGCCGCGGTCTATCTCGCGCTGCTCGAGCCGGGCGACACGCTCCTGGGCCTCGACCTCGCCCACGGTGGGCACCTCACGCACGGCATGAAGCTCAACATGTCGGGCCTGCTCTACAACTGCGTCTCGTACGGCGTGCGGAAAGACGACTGCCGGATCGACTTCGACCAAGTCGCCAAGCAGGCGCGCGAGCATAAGCCGAAGCTGATCATCGCCGGCGCGAGCGCCTACCCGCGCGAGATCCCGCACGCCAAGTTCCGTGAGATCGCCGATGAGGTGGGCGCGAAGCTGATGGTTGACATGGCCCACTACGCGGGCCTCGTCGCCGCGAAGCTGCACGACGATCCGGTGGAGGTCGCCGACGTCGTCACAACCACCACGCACAAGACGCTCCGCGGCCCACGCTCGGGACTCATCTTGGCGAAACAGGAGTACGCCAAGGTGCTCAACAGCCGCGTCTTCCCGGGCGTGCAGGGCGGCCCGCTGATGCACGTCGTCGCCGGCAAGGCGATCTGCTTCGGCGAAGCCCTCAAGCCCGAGTACCGCACTTACATCCAGCAGGTGAAGGACAACGCCGTCGCGCTAGCCGAAACGCTCGCCGCCGGCGGACTGAACCTCGTGTCAGGCGGCACCGAGAACCACTTGATGCTGGTCGACGTCACCCCGCTGGGCATCGGCGGCAAGACGGCCGAGACCGCCCTCGGCGCCTGCGGCATTACGGTGAACATGAACATGATCCCGTTCGACGAGCGCAAGCCGATGGACCCCTCCGGCATCCGCGTCGGCACCCCAGCCCTGACGACGCGCGGCATGGGCGTCGAAGAGATGCGCACGATCGGCGGTTGGATGCTCGAATCGCTAAAGAACGCCGAAGACGCAGCCGCCCACGCCCGCATACGCGAACAAGTCCGCGAGTTCTGCACGGGCTTCCCGGTCCCGGCGGCGGAGCTGAACGCCGAGCTCGATGCGGTGGCCGGATAG
- a CDS encoding alpha/beta fold hydrolase produces MTIAIEVDNARLVYAAAGSPYPQAPTLVLVHGFPLSRAMWQAQLEGLSPRCRVVAPDLRGYGESSFGDWPAAGETPSLDRYADDLEALIASLQADGPVVLVGFSMGGYIALNMARRCPDAFDALVLMDTRAAADDDTARATRLKMADHIHEWGAARVAELMRPKLFAMDTPERIVQETVAVISATDPAAIAASQLAMAARPDSTGLLGSIAKPTLVVVGEHDAISPSAEMRGIAAAIPGARFVEVPGVGHMAPVEAPEAVNAALAEFAESL; encoded by the coding sequence GTGACGATCGCTATCGAAGTCGACAACGCCCGCCTCGTCTACGCCGCGGCCGGATCGCCGTACCCGCAGGCGCCGACGCTCGTCTTGGTGCACGGCTTCCCGCTCTCACGCGCGATGTGGCAAGCGCAGCTCGAAGGGCTCTCGCCCCGGTGCCGCGTCGTCGCGCCCGATCTGCGCGGCTATGGCGAGTCGTCCTTCGGCGATTGGCCGGCGGCGGGTGAGACGCCGTCCCTGGATCGCTACGCCGATGACCTCGAGGCGTTGATCGCGTCGTTGCAGGCCGACGGACCGGTGGTGCTCGTGGGCTTCTCGATGGGCGGCTACATCGCGCTGAACATGGCCCGTCGCTGCCCCGACGCGTTCGACGCCCTGGTGCTGATGGACACCCGCGCTGCGGCCGACGACGACACGGCTCGTGCGACGCGTCTCAAGATGGCCGACCATATCCACGAGTGGGGCGCCGCGCGCGTCGCCGAGTTGATGCGGCCCAAGCTGTTCGCCATGGACACCCCCGAGAGGATTGTCCAAGAGACTGTGGCGGTGATCTCCGCGACCGACCCGGCGGCGATCGCCGCATCGCAATTGGCGATGGCCGCCCGACCCGATTCGACCGGGCTGCTCGGCTCGATTGCGAAGCCGACGCTCGTCGTCGTCGGCGAGCACGACGCCATCAGCCCCTCCGCCGAGATGCGTGGCATCGCCGCCGCGATCCCCGGCGCCCGGTTCGTCGAGGTCCCCGGCGTCGGCCACATGGCGCCCGTCGAAGCCCCGGAAGCCGTGAACGCCGCCCTCGCCGAGTTCGCAGAATCCCTGTAA
- a CDS encoding tetratricopeptide repeat protein: MRPMLLTLLLLVPLSSVSRADEPNVAEPNVAELVEQLGHPLYAERLDAQRRLRDVGLAAFDALREAQTVSDPEVSDASRRLLNELTADWARRDDPPLVRRWLEAYDAGYAGRDREIIKGLSRVPGEQAAPALVRLARFEPTELGSAEAAQALLAVPERAIRQRREEAIAAAVTKLTSEYGPGRRPAAQWLALATEEADDASAVAEWRRHAEAQRSLLDADSRDTSEEVVATLGWRWLRAALAAGDDAEAVAAIESLVTLSEEETLPRLARAVRWSAEAERWDTVDEVVAKYTERLKGKRGLYTLADVAERHGDNAEAEQLAAEALAAEPSDEDATVEDVLLGPQVMVANELQEIGRLDWAAAEYRAAAKSDDPLDDPLDGRAAVAAWRLTDLLYDAGRYAKAAAAIEPIVEAIDRSRPARGEFDNLPQHDTDPPLLPSSGDLIARQRFSAALAARGEGDHETEMTLLRKAIAASPSDADILIAMHRVENAPEAFVKETRRRIDEMRREFERVIWESPEASDGYNQWAWLVSNTYGDFDKAVRYSRQSLRIAPETAGYLDTLGRCLFSAGEIDEAIEVQRRAVELEPRMQVLRRQLNEFEQAKASTTSEEPTP, from the coding sequence ATGCGTCCAATGCTGTTGACGCTGCTGCTGTTGGTCCCGTTGTCATCGGTCTCGAGGGCCGACGAACCCAACGTAGCGGAACCCAACGTAGCGGAACTCGTCGAGCAGCTCGGCCACCCGCTCTACGCCGAAAGGCTCGACGCGCAGCGGCGTCTTCGCGACGTGGGGTTAGCGGCGTTCGACGCCCTGCGCGAGGCCCAGACCGTTAGCGACCCCGAAGTGTCGGACGCTAGTCGGCGCCTGCTCAATGAACTGACGGCGGACTGGGCCCGCCGCGACGACCCGCCGCTGGTGCGTCGCTGGCTCGAGGCGTACGACGCCGGCTACGCGGGCCGCGACCGTGAGATCATCAAAGGACTCTCCCGCGTCCCCGGCGAGCAAGCGGCGCCGGCGTTGGTGCGGCTAGCGCGGTTCGAGCCGACCGAGCTCGGCTCCGCCGAGGCGGCCCAAGCGCTGCTCGCTGTCCCCGAACGTGCTATCCGCCAGCGTCGCGAAGAGGCCATCGCCGCCGCCGTGACGAAGCTCACGAGCGAATACGGCCCCGGCCGTCGCCCGGCGGCGCAGTGGCTAGCGCTGGCGACCGAAGAAGCCGACGATGCGTCCGCCGTCGCCGAGTGGCGTCGTCACGCCGAAGCGCAGCGATCGCTGCTCGACGCCGACTCGCGCGACACGAGCGAAGAGGTCGTCGCGACGCTCGGCTGGCGGTGGCTGCGCGCGGCGCTCGCGGCAGGCGACGACGCCGAAGCGGTCGCCGCCATTGAATCCCTTGTTACGCTGTCCGAGGAAGAGACGCTCCCCCGCCTGGCGCGCGCGGTCCGCTGGTCCGCCGAGGCCGAGCGTTGGGACACGGTCGATGAGGTTGTCGCCAAGTACACCGAGCGGCTCAAGGGCAAGCGGGGACTCTACACACTCGCCGATGTCGCCGAGCGACACGGCGACAACGCCGAAGCCGAGCAACTCGCCGCCGAGGCGCTCGCCGCCGAGCCGAGCGACGAAGACGCGACGGTCGAAGACGTGCTGCTAGGTCCGCAGGTCATGGTCGCGAACGAGTTGCAGGAGATCGGCCGCCTCGACTGGGCCGCCGCCGAGTACCGTGCGGCCGCCAAGAGCGACGACCCACTCGACGACCCCCTAGATGGGCGTGCGGCGGTGGCGGCATGGCGTCTGACGGACCTGCTCTACGACGCCGGGCGGTACGCCAAGGCGGCCGCCGCGATCGAGCCGATCGTCGAGGCGATCGACCGCTCACGCCCCGCGCGCGGCGAGTTCGACAACCTCCCGCAACACGACACCGACCCGCCGCTATTGCCATCGTCGGGCGACTTGATCGCGCGGCAGCGTTTCAGCGCGGCGCTCGCCGCCCGCGGTGAGGGTGACCACGAGACCGAGATGACGCTGCTACGCAAAGCGATCGCCGCGTCTCCCAGCGACGCCGACATCCTGATCGCGATGCACCGCGTCGAGAACGCGCCTGAGGCTTTTGTCAAAGAGACTCGACGCCGCATCGACGAGATGCGCCGCGAGTTCGAGCGGGTCATCTGGGAGAGCCCCGAGGCGTCCGACGGGTACAACCAGTGGGCGTGGCTGGTGAGCAACACTTATGGCGACTTCGACAAAGCGGTCCGCTACTCACGCCAGTCGCTACGGATCGCGCCGGAGACGGCCGGCTACCTCGACACGCTCGGCCGCTGCCTGTTCTCCGCCGGCGAGATCGACGAAGCGATCGAGGTGCAACGCCGCGCCGTTGAACTCGAACCGCGGATGCAGGTCTTACGTCGACAGCTCAACGAGTTCGAGCAAGCCAAAGCGTCCACCACTAGCGAGGAGCCAACCCCGTGA
- a CDS encoding matrixin family metalloprotease produces MRLLIAIAIGLLSLGAAAPASACSVCEALAACPCGMMASDEPGAPFAFYSLQGSQWPQPGGDGAPVTVTYSYNNFLDGGMKDPMGVTVPAEYLRIVTEEAFGLWASVAPLHFVEVPDVGTPVFTGNTAAYNAYPADSFGQIRLNHRYINGTDAENGFPTTKALAYFPSNGNGGNIAGDIHFDNGDPWAIVGTPSEPDVLGVLTHEIGHTLGINHTTIEGAVMNPMALRRMGPGTGVLTPDDIAAVQAIYGEGVGSVTPLFRVPEPAAALLTLLSAAAWLSSPRRRG; encoded by the coding sequence GTGCGTTTGCTCATTGCGATTGCCATTGGTCTGTTGTCGCTCGGCGCCGCTGCGCCGGCGTCGGCTTGCTCGGTGTGCGAAGCGCTGGCGGCGTGCCCGTGCGGCATGATGGCGTCGGACGAGCCCGGCGCGCCGTTCGCTTTCTATTCATTGCAAGGGAGCCAGTGGCCACAGCCCGGCGGCGATGGCGCCCCGGTCACCGTCACGTACAGCTACAACAACTTCCTCGACGGCGGCATGAAGGACCCGATGGGCGTCACCGTCCCGGCCGAGTACCTGCGGATCGTCACCGAGGAAGCGTTCGGCCTCTGGGCGTCGGTCGCGCCGCTGCACTTCGTCGAAGTCCCCGATGTAGGCACGCCCGTCTTCACGGGCAACACGGCCGCGTACAACGCCTACCCCGCGGATAGCTTCGGCCAGATCCGCCTCAACCACCGCTACATCAACGGCACTGACGCCGAGAACGGCTTCCCCACGACCAAGGCATTGGCGTACTTCCCGAGCAACGGCAATGGCGGCAACATCGCCGGCGACATCCACTTCGACAACGGCGACCCCTGGGCGATCGTTGGCACGCCGAGCGAGCCCGACGTGCTCGGCGTCCTCACGCACGAGATCGGCCACACGCTGGGCATCAACCACACGACGATCGAAGGCGCCGTGATGAACCCCATGGCCCTGCGCCGCATGGGCCCCGGCACCGGCGTGCTCACGCCCGACGACATCGCCGCCGTGCAAGCGATTTACGGAGAGGGCGTCGGCAGTGTGACGCCCCTCTTCCGCGTGCCGGAGCCTGCCGCGGCGCTCCTGACGCTGCTATCGGCCGCCGCCTGGTTGTCGTCTCCACGCCGGCGCGGGTAG